From one Esox lucius isolate fEsoLuc1 chromosome 11, fEsoLuc1.pri, whole genome shotgun sequence genomic stretch:
- the samd14 gene encoding sterile alpha motif domain-containing protein 14 — protein sequence MSAPQLDDTDSVFDLNEAIPETELLDNSIQKGRAQLSVKSRRHRPSRSRFRDSVSSTEGDDSLERKCQDSPLHSARSPLHSAVRGGSSPSPDSLLSLSSPCSTLRSPAFSFDTSSLRRSPEEGGTGSPAPRGRYRLLTNATSQEALVTTPASSPSKSCPSSDCSPVYMRRERRPESEVLVSDGSRDTSPAESGNPGLIFDKKTKRRFLDLGVTLRRSYVRVRKESNRLSMGSREPSESPSRSSGSFVPFSWFTDSARGSVSSGGTPPCSPKLVSQDCSPRKSNSQESALSDEFSPLPCSPPHSSSATTADSSSRASHPYQTLSQSSDEPTDDPLCLVSSWSSQQVCQWLKGLNMEQYIPEFSAREVDGEQLLQMDGTKLKGLGVNSSTDRSALKRRIKDIHVAAEKERKALEKLERQKEKQRKKEEELRKLNAS from the exons ACTTGAACGAGGCCATCCCTGAGACAGAGCTCCTGGACAACAGCATTCAGAAGGGGCGTGCCCAGCTCTCTGTCAAGTCCAGGAGGCACCGCCCCTCTCGGTCTCGCTTCAGAGACAGCGTCAGTTCCACAGAGGGAGatgacagtctggagagaaaG TGTCAGGACAGCCCTCTCCACTCTGCCCGCTCCCCTCTCCACTCAGCCGTGCGAGGAGGCTCCTCGCCATCGCCTGACTCgctcctctccctgtcctcgCCTTGTTCCACCTTACGGAGCCCCGCCTTCTCCTTCGACACCTCCTCCTTACGCCGCTCGCCGGAGGAAGGCGGCACTGGGTCTCCAGCCCCTCGGGGACGGTACCGCCTGCTGACCAATGCCACGTCTCAGGAGGCCCTAGTGACCACGCCCGCCAGTTCGCCCTCCAAGTCCTGTCCAAGTTCGGACTGCTCGCCTGTATACATGCGCCGGGAACGACGCCCGGAAAGCGAGG TGTTGGTTTCAGATGGCAGCAGAGACACCAGTCCGGCTGAGTCTGGCAACCCCGGCCTCATCTTCGACAAGAAGACCAAGAGAAGGTTCCTGGACCTGGG GGTCACACTGCGACGCTCCTACGTGAGAGTCAGGAAGGAGTCAAACAGACTGTCTATGGGAAGCAG GGAGCCATCTGAGAGCCCATCTAGGTCCTCTGGCTCATTCGTGCCTTTCTCCTGGTTCACTGATAGCGCCAGGGGCTCTGTGTCATCCGGGGGAACCCCCCCCTGCTCCCCAAAACTTGTCTCACAGGACTGCAGTCCCCGCAAATCCAACTCCCAG GAGTCTGCCCTGAGTGATGAGTTCTCCCCACTCCCCTGCAGCCCCCCCCACTCCTCCAGCGCGACCACGGCCGACTCCTCCTCCCGGGCGTCGCACCCATACCAGACCTTATCCCAGTCATCAGATGAG cCCACTGATGATCCTCTGTGTCTGGTGTCCTCGTGGAGCAGCCAGCAGGTGTGCCAGTGGCTGAAGGGTCTGAACATGGAGCAGTATATCCCAGAGTTCTCTGCTAGGGAAGTTGACGGGGAACAGCTGCTCCAGATGGATGGGACCAAACTAAAG GGTTTGGGAGTAAACAGCTCTACGGACCGCAGTGCGCTGAAGAGGCGGATCAAAGACATTCACGTAGCAGCGGAGAAGGAACGCAAGGCTCTGGAAAAACTGGAACGGCAGAAAGAAAAGCAGCGCAAGAAGGAGGAAGAGCTGCGGAAGCTAAACGCGAGCTAA